The Pseudoalteromonas arctica A 37-1-2 genome includes a region encoding these proteins:
- the cdd gene encoding cytidine deaminase, whose translation MASATFTVQQDTALTNSHITLNVAQTASLRSQLKSQRGILNSNNIKQLCAQLNVSDDALLQGLVPLASEYAVAPISDFHVGAIVKALDENDEVNFYFGANVEFDHQALSLVVHAEQSAINNAWLNGAKKIVKIAISDAPCGYCRQFMNELADAKEFDILLPEQHFKLAELLPHSFGPTDLGNAFSLFNPEPHQQVFANDQLDEKLASTALNAYVPYSKNFSAVKISTFENGDFYGSYAENAAYSPSLSPLQSALSQLFIAGLSFNESTVKSITLLETAGHENQAGVARAVLASFKNLPAIEVISAQLK comes from the coding sequence ATGGCTTCAGCAACTTTTACTGTACAGCAAGATACAGCACTTACAAATTCGCACATCACATTAAACGTAGCGCAAACAGCGTCATTACGTAGTCAATTAAAATCACAACGTGGCATATTAAATTCTAATAATATTAAGCAGTTATGCGCACAACTCAATGTGTCTGATGATGCATTATTACAAGGTTTAGTACCTTTGGCTTCTGAGTATGCTGTTGCGCCGATATCAGATTTTCATGTAGGCGCAATTGTTAAAGCACTTGATGAAAACGATGAGGTAAACTTTTACTTTGGTGCAAATGTAGAGTTTGATCATCAAGCATTGAGTTTAGTGGTTCATGCAGAGCAATCGGCTATAAATAACGCATGGTTAAACGGCGCTAAAAAAATAGTTAAAATAGCGATTAGCGATGCACCGTGTGGGTATTGTCGTCAGTTTATGAACGAACTCGCTGATGCGAAAGAGTTTGATATTTTATTGCCAGAGCAACACTTTAAATTGGCAGAATTACTGCCGCACTCGTTTGGGCCGACTGATTTAGGTAACGCGTTTAGCTTGTTTAATCCAGAGCCTCACCAGCAAGTATTTGCAAATGATCAACTAGATGAAAAACTAGCAAGTACAGCATTAAACGCATACGTACCCTATAGTAAAAACTTTAGTGCAGTAAAAATTAGTACATTTGAAAATGGTGATTTTTACGGAAGTTACGCAGAAAACGCAGCATACAGCCCAAGCTTGTCGCCACTACAAAGTGCACTTAGCCAATTATTTATCGCAGGGCTTAGCTTTAACGAAAGTACAGTAAAATCAATTACACTTTTAGAAACCGCAGGCCATGAAAACCAAGCGGGTGTAGCACGTGCTGTACTTGCAAGTTTTAAAAATCTACCGGCAATAGAAGTAATTAGCGCTCAGCTAAAATAA
- the udp gene encoding uridine phosphorylase — MEKVFHLGLCIDDLKGAKLAIVPGDPDRAARISQFLDNPTCLAQTREFHVYLGQLNGHSVVVCSTGIGGPSTSIAVEELAQLGVRKFLRIGTTGAIQPHINEGEILISQASVRLDGASQHFAPLSYPAVSDFYATQAMVQACKNLNIDFHIGITASSDTFYPGQERYDTHSGYVPKSLQGSCEEWQKLGVMNYEMESATLFTMCAALGLQAACVAGVLVNRTRQEIPNVDHGEIERKSVAVVLEAAKVLLD; from the coding sequence ATGGAAAAGGTATTTCACTTAGGACTATGTATTGACGATCTTAAAGGTGCAAAACTTGCGATTGTACCGGGCGATCCAGATCGTGCTGCACGCATTTCACAATTCCTAGACAACCCAACCTGCCTTGCTCAAACTCGTGAGTTTCATGTTTACTTAGGTCAACTAAACGGCCATTCGGTGGTTGTTTGTTCTACGGGTATTGGTGGTCCATCTACGTCGATTGCAGTAGAAGAATTAGCACAACTTGGCGTGCGTAAATTTTTACGTATTGGTACAACAGGTGCGATTCAGCCACATATCAACGAAGGCGAAATTTTAATTAGCCAAGCGTCTGTACGTTTAGACGGTGCAAGCCAGCATTTTGCTCCTCTTAGCTACCCTGCTGTGTCTGACTTTTATGCAACACAAGCTATGGTACAAGCATGTAAAAACTTAAATATCGATTTTCATATTGGTATTACTGCATCAAGCGATACATTTTATCCAGGACAAGAGCGTTACGATACGCATTCTGGTTACGTTCCTAAATCACTACAAGGTAGCTGCGAAGAGTGGCAAAAACTGGGCGTGATGAACTACGAAATGGAATCAGCAACATTATTTACTATGTGTGCAGCCCTTGGCTTACAAGCAGCATGTGTTGCCGGCGTACTTGTTAATCGTACTCGCCAAGAAATACCAAATGTTGACCATGGTGAAATTGAGCGTAAATCTGTAGCGGTAGTATTAGAAGCGGCTAAAGTATTACTTGATTAA
- a CDS encoding arginase family protein, translating into MSTQFEAFKNKVEHCLCAPGDGVYTVNTAKERKAALRNKLYGQTENVDNLWRESLNELPNSPHKAVMLGISSDCGGGILRGANWGPLFVRSALIDQQPQCHSFDLGDVRVIPHLLHDKYLNDATISNCQKALYGNEDNDYYVSPLSITEDVCDSFYATFKDKGIFGIGGDHSISYPLTKAYLKAKREQGKRTAIIHFDAHTDLLVERLGIDLCFGSWCTHILEFLPAPHHLIQFGIRSSGKPKAHWESTFGVKQHWAHEIIERGAAAVAADAIAQLKADNVDEVYVSFDIDALDAEFASATGTPEHNGLTPQHALDILSAIADEFPITGADMMEIAPFTDSSLVGQSSSETTLREGAKISAFLISAMNK; encoded by the coding sequence ATGAGCACACAATTTGAAGCATTTAAAAACAAAGTTGAGCACTGTTTGTGCGCACCTGGTGATGGCGTATACACAGTAAATACTGCAAAGGAGCGCAAAGCCGCACTGCGTAATAAACTTTATGGACAAACTGAAAACGTTGATAATTTGTGGCGCGAGTCTTTAAATGAATTACCAAATTCTCCACATAAAGCCGTTATGTTAGGTATTAGCTCAGACTGTGGCGGTGGTATTTTACGCGGTGCAAACTGGGGGCCACTGTTTGTGCGCTCAGCTTTAATTGATCAGCAACCGCAGTGTCACTCGTTTGATTTAGGCGATGTACGTGTAATCCCACATTTACTTCATGATAAATACCTAAATGATGCAACCATTTCTAATTGCCAAAAAGCCCTATATGGCAATGAAGATAACGACTATTACGTAAGTCCGTTATCAATCACAGAGGATGTATGCGACAGCTTTTACGCAACATTTAAAGATAAAGGGATATTTGGTATTGGTGGCGATCACTCAATTAGTTACCCACTTACCAAAGCGTACTTAAAAGCAAAACGTGAGCAAGGTAAGCGTACCGCTATTATTCACTTTGACGCGCATACAGATTTACTTGTTGAGCGCCTAGGCATAGATTTATGTTTTGGCTCGTGGTGTACACATATTTTAGAATTTTTACCAGCACCACATCATTTAATACAATTTGGTATACGCTCAAGTGGCAAGCCTAAAGCGCACTGGGAAAGTACCTTTGGCGTTAAGCAACATTGGGCACATGAAATCATTGAGCGCGGCGCAGCAGCAGTTGCTGCCGACGCTATTGCACAATTAAAAGCCGATAACGTTGATGAAGTATACGTAAGCTTTGATATTGATGCGCTTGATGCAGAGTTTGCATCTGCCACAGGTACGCCAGAACATAATGGTTTAACACCACAGCATGCGCTTGATATTTTATCAGCCATTGCGGATGAGTTTCCGATTACGGGTGCGGATATGATGGAAATAGCGCCATTTACCGACAGCTCTTTAGTGGGCCAATCAAGCTCTGAAACGACACTTAGAGAAGGCGCTAAAATTTCAGCCTTTTTAATTAGTGCGATGAACAAGTAA
- a CDS encoding amino acid ABC transporter substrate-binding protein, whose product MKLLIFLLFISCIKVDATEITIVTEVFPDFQYLNGDNKLVGRSVDKVHKALEGTGIKYTMLAHSWAISYNAALRDKNTCIFSIVRLPNRESKFNWVGELESFDSAIYGLKSRGIKLNTLNDAKKYKIAVLRDNFSHHYLLERGFSENKHLLLIDSLDKIDKLISTRHHILDFVILNKKQFNYRVKTEPRLELLEPLLNLNTAQSPLFFACNINMDPALVVQLKVAFKGN is encoded by the coding sequence ATGAAATTATTGATCTTTTTATTGTTCATTAGCTGTATTAAAGTTGATGCAACTGAAATCACAATAGTAACGGAAGTATTTCCGGACTTTCAGTATCTCAATGGAGATAATAAACTCGTTGGGCGTTCCGTCGATAAAGTTCATAAAGCGCTAGAAGGCACTGGTATAAAATACACTATGTTGGCGCATAGTTGGGCCATTTCCTACAATGCAGCGCTACGCGATAAAAATACCTGTATATTTTCAATTGTTCGATTACCTAATAGAGAAAGTAAGTTTAACTGGGTAGGTGAACTGGAAAGCTTTGATTCTGCTATTTATGGTCTAAAATCTAGAGGTATAAAGTTAAATACTCTCAATGATGCTAAAAAATATAAAATAGCAGTACTGCGTGATAACTTTAGTCATCACTATTTGCTTGAGAGGGGCTTTAGTGAGAACAAGCATTTATTACTCATCGATAGCCTAGATAAAATAGATAAACTCATAAGCACTCGTCACCATATACTTGATTTTGTTATCCTCAACAAAAAGCAATTTAACTACCGAGTTAAAACAGAGCCTAGGCTTGAGCTACTCGAGCCATTACTAAATCTAAATACAGCTCAATCTCCATTATTTTTTGCTTGTAATATAAATATGGATCCGGCCTTAGTTGTTCAATTAAAAGTCGCCTTTAAAGGCAATTAA
- a CDS encoding hemolysin family protein: MGDLIGISLLILISALFAMSEIAIAASRKIKLRVMADEGNIKAAAVLKLQENPGAFFAMIQIALNAIAILGGIVGEQALSPYVESVLVLFYQGAHLEKISFLFSFFTITSLFILFADLMPKRLAMIMPEAVAVRVVTIMRWVTFALTPLVMFFNGVTNFVLRLFKVPAEREDNVTTEDIVAMMEAGAAYGSLQKQEYELIGNVFDLEARFLSSVMTPRDQIVYFDLNESSHDIATKIIDHPHNHFLVVSGNLDKLHGSVESKDILRQVLKGEAANINDDLIDKDVFYLPETLSLSEALNAFKSAAKPFAVVVNEYALSVGIVTVKDLMKGFMGDLITHQGDELIIERDKNSWLVDGLTPITDLAKVLDIEEFPDQMHYETVAGFLIYNMKRIPKRAEHLTFSGFKFEVVDVEGIRVEQLLVSRVINPQSANIL; this comes from the coding sequence ATGGGTGATTTAATCGGGATTAGCTTATTGATCTTGATCAGTGCGTTGTTTGCTATGTCAGAAATAGCAATTGCAGCGTCGCGTAAAATAAAACTGCGAGTAATGGCAGATGAAGGGAATATAAAGGCAGCAGCGGTACTAAAGCTACAAGAAAATCCAGGGGCTTTTTTTGCCATGATCCAAATAGCACTCAACGCGATTGCGATATTGGGTGGTATTGTGGGCGAGCAGGCCTTATCGCCTTATGTTGAAAGTGTGTTGGTATTGTTTTATCAAGGTGCGCATTTAGAAAAAATTAGCTTTTTATTCTCGTTTTTTACTATTACATCCTTGTTTATATTATTCGCCGATTTAATGCCAAAGCGTTTAGCGATGATCATGCCAGAAGCGGTCGCTGTTAGAGTGGTTACAATAATGCGCTGGGTTACCTTTGCATTAACCCCGCTGGTGATGTTTTTTAATGGGGTAACTAACTTTGTGCTGCGCTTATTTAAAGTGCCCGCTGAGCGAGAAGACAATGTGACAACAGAGGACATTGTTGCCATGATGGAAGCAGGTGCTGCATACGGTAGTTTGCAAAAGCAAGAGTATGAACTCATTGGCAATGTGTTTGACCTAGAAGCGCGATTTTTATCAAGCGTAATGACGCCACGCGACCAAATTGTATATTTTGATTTAAACGAATCTAGCCATGATATTGCGACTAAAATTATTGACCATCCTCATAACCACTTTTTAGTGGTGTCAGGAAATTTAGATAAGTTGCATGGCTCTGTTGAATCTAAAGATATTTTACGACAAGTACTAAAGGGCGAAGCTGCCAATATAAACGATGATCTCATTGATAAAGATGTTTTTTACTTACCGGAAACATTAAGCCTATCAGAAGCTTTAAATGCGTTTAAAAGCGCAGCAAAACCATTTGCTGTTGTCGTAAACGAATATGCGCTTTCGGTGGGCATTGTAACGGTAAAAGATTTAATGAAAGGGTTTATGGGTGATTTAATTACTCATCAAGGCGACGAATTAATCATAGAACGCGATAAAAATTCATGGCTTGTAGATGGCTTAACCCCAATTACCGATTTAGCAAAAGTACTTGATATAGAAGAATTTCCCGATCAGATGCACTATGAAACGGTCGCTGGCTTTTTAATTTACAATATGAAGCGAATACCTAAACGCGCGGAGCATTTAACTTTTTCAGGCTTTAAGTTTGAAGTTGTTGATGTAGAAGGAATTAGGGTAGAGCAGTTGTTAGTCTCAAGGGTTATTAACCCGCAGAGTGCTAATATCCTTTAA
- a CDS encoding efflux RND transporter periplasmic adaptor subunit gives MQRSRIALFVLSALVGSVALTGCDQAAEQSQASAPKAVPVGVLTLKSQALTLKKELPGRISAFQIAEIRPQVSGIVQSRLFVEGKEVKQGQALYQIDPATFEADLAASEASVARAQASISSSKAKASRFSELLKIKAVSQQDFDEADAAYKQAKAELLTAKAQLKSAQINLDYSHVSSPISGQISKSSVTVGALVSANQSTALATVTQLDPIYIDLTQSSNELTKLKKAISSGALSVDSTSQTDVELIMEDGSVYPHKGTLQFSEVTVDPSTGSVILRAKFSNPEKLLLPGMYARASIVEGVKAGAILAPQRGVSRNSKGEPTAMVVSKDNTVESRVLKVDRTIGSDWLVTDGLMDGDKLIVEGLQKIRPGAPVNPSEIQSSTKADQAQ, from the coding sequence ATGCAGCGTTCCCGCATCGCTTTATTTGTATTGTCAGCCCTCGTCGGTTCTGTTGCTTTAACTGGTTGCGATCAGGCTGCTGAGCAGTCACAAGCTTCAGCTCCTAAAGCTGTACCAGTGGGTGTACTTACATTAAAAAGCCAAGCGCTTACTCTCAAAAAAGAACTTCCTGGTCGTATCAGTGCATTTCAAATTGCTGAAATTCGCCCACAAGTAAGTGGTATTGTGCAATCTCGTTTATTTGTTGAAGGTAAAGAGGTTAAACAAGGCCAGGCTCTGTATCAAATAGACCCTGCGACATTTGAAGCAGACTTAGCAGCAAGTGAAGCAAGTGTTGCTCGTGCTCAGGCGAGTATTTCAAGTAGTAAAGCTAAAGCATCTCGTTTTAGCGAGCTTTTAAAAATAAAAGCGGTAAGTCAGCAAGACTTTGATGAAGCAGATGCTGCATACAAGCAAGCAAAAGCAGAATTATTAACGGCTAAAGCGCAGTTAAAATCGGCGCAAATTAACCTTGATTACAGCCATGTGTCGTCACCAATTAGTGGTCAAATTAGTAAATCAAGCGTAACTGTAGGTGCACTAGTTAGTGCTAACCAAAGTACTGCACTTGCTACAGTGACTCAGTTAGATCCAATTTATATCGATTTAACACAATCAAGTAATGAGCTTACCAAACTTAAAAAAGCAATATCATCAGGTGCTCTAAGTGTTGATTCGACTAGCCAAACTGACGTTGAACTTATTATGGAAGATGGCTCTGTTTATCCTCATAAAGGCACATTGCAGTTTTCTGAAGTGACAGTTGATCCAAGTACTGGCTCAGTAATACTACGTGCTAAATTTTCAAACCCAGAAAAATTATTACTGCCAGGCATGTATGCTCGAGCTTCTATTGTGGAAGGTGTTAAGGCGGGTGCTATTTTAGCTCCGCAACGTGGTGTTAGCCGTAATTCAAAAGGCGAACCAACAGCAATGGTTGTCAGCAAAGACAACACGGTAGAAAGCCGCGTATTAAAAGTAGATAGAACGATTGGTTCTGATTGGCTTGTTACTGATGGCTTAATGGATGGCGATAAGTTAATAGTTGAAGGTTTACAAAAAATCCGCCCTGGTGCACCAGTGAATCCATCTGAAATTCAATCGTCTACTAAAGCCGATCAAGCGCAATAA
- a CDS encoding efflux RND transporter permease subunit, with protein MSRFFIDRPIFAWVLAIVVMLAGILAIRSLPISQYPSIAPPAVSITATYPGASARTLEDTVTQVIEQKMKGLDGLLYMSSTSESSGSATLTLSFSAETDPDIAQVQVQNKLATATPLLPEAVQRQGVVVAKSARNFLMVYAFVSKDGSMTNIDIGDYVSSNVQDIVSRVEGVGEVQLFGSQYAMRIWLDPSKLQNYKLTPADISASISAQNAQVSAGQLGGMPAVDGQQLNATVTAQSRLQTPEQFEQILVKTNPDGSFVRLEDVARVELGGESYRVVARYDGQPASGLGIKLASGANALDTAAGVKKAIEELKPFFPEGLDAVIPYDTTPFVSLSIEKVIHTLIEAVVLVFVVMYLFLQNFRATLIPTIAVPVVLLGTFGILYTFGYSINTLTMFAMVLAIGLLVDDAIVVVENVERLMTEEKLSALEATRKSMDEIKGALVGIAMVLSAVFIPMAFFSGSTGIIYRQFSITLVSAMGLSVLVALILTPALCATLLKPSHVHNNETLFGRFFTGFNRGFDKTNSGAQSFVGRMLTHSKRYLLIYGVIVGGMVYVFSSLPTAFLPDEDQGILFNQVSLPAGSTTQQTLEVVKKVENHFLNDQSEAVNGIFTVTGFSFAGSGQNSAIAFVNLKHWDERQRDELSVQGVAGKAMGYFSTIKEAFVFAFPPPAIVELGTANGFNIFLQDRVGLGHDALLAARNQLLGLASQSPILAGVRPNGQEDMPELQLDTDLAKAEALGVSQNDINSTLSTAWGSSYVNDFIDRGRVKKVYMQGDAQSRMVPEDLNKWYVRNDNGDMVPFSAFASAYWTYGSPRLERYNGFSAMEIQGSAAPGYSTGQAMDEMERLVKQLPNGISSEWTGISFQERSSSGQAPLLYGLSLLFVFLCLAALYESWSVPFAVMMIVPLGIFGAIMAALGGGLSNDIYLQVGLLTTIGLASKNAILIVEFAIHKMDDGLGLVDAAIAAVRLRLRPILMTSMAFICGVLPLAIASSAGSGAQNALGISIIGGTLASSILVVVFVPLFFVLVRRVFPGKTNETTKESAE; from the coding sequence ATGTCACGATTTTTTATCGATAGACCGATATTTGCTTGGGTACTCGCTATTGTAGTGATGCTTGCAGGTATTTTGGCGATTAGGAGTTTACCTATTTCGCAGTATCCTTCAATTGCACCACCTGCAGTGAGTATTACTGCAACGTACCCTGGTGCATCTGCACGCACACTTGAAGATACGGTAACGCAAGTTATTGAGCAAAAAATGAAAGGACTTGATGGCCTGCTTTATATGTCATCTACGTCTGAGTCGAGTGGTTCTGCTACGCTTACACTTTCGTTTAGCGCCGAAACAGACCCTGATATTGCACAAGTTCAAGTGCAAAATAAACTAGCGACAGCGACTCCACTATTACCAGAAGCCGTACAAAGGCAAGGTGTTGTAGTTGCAAAGTCAGCGCGTAACTTTTTAATGGTTTATGCTTTTGTGTCTAAAGATGGCAGTATGACCAATATTGATATTGGCGATTATGTTTCATCAAACGTGCAAGATATTGTCTCGCGTGTTGAAGGCGTAGGTGAAGTGCAGCTGTTTGGTTCTCAGTACGCGATGCGTATTTGGTTAGACCCTTCAAAGTTACAAAATTATAAGCTGACACCTGCTGATATTAGTGCATCAATTAGTGCGCAAAATGCACAAGTATCTGCTGGTCAACTTGGCGGTATGCCTGCCGTTGATGGTCAGCAACTTAATGCAACAGTAACGGCTCAAAGTCGATTACAAACGCCAGAGCAATTTGAACAAATATTGGTTAAAACCAATCCAGATGGCTCTTTTGTACGTCTAGAGGACGTTGCTAGAGTAGAGCTTGGCGGTGAAAGCTACCGCGTTGTTGCTCGTTACGATGGGCAACCTGCATCAGGATTAGGTATTAAATTAGCCAGTGGTGCTAACGCACTTGATACTGCCGCTGGAGTTAAAAAAGCAATTGAAGAGCTAAAACCGTTTTTCCCTGAAGGGTTAGATGCTGTTATACCTTACGACACAACGCCGTTTGTATCGTTATCTATTGAAAAAGTTATTCACACCTTAATTGAAGCTGTTGTACTTGTTTTTGTAGTTATGTATTTGTTCCTACAAAACTTTAGGGCAACACTTATACCAACAATAGCAGTGCCAGTGGTTTTACTAGGTACGTTTGGTATTTTGTACACCTTTGGTTATTCAATAAATACGCTAACGATGTTTGCGATGGTACTTGCCATAGGGTTATTGGTAGATGACGCAATCGTTGTTGTAGAAAACGTTGAGCGCTTAATGACCGAGGAAAAACTCTCGGCACTTGAAGCTACGCGTAAATCGATGGATGAAATTAAAGGCGCGCTGGTAGGTATTGCCATGGTGCTTTCTGCGGTATTTATCCCAATGGCATTCTTTAGTGGCTCTACCGGTATTATTTATCGTCAGTTTTCTATAACACTGGTATCGGCGATGGGGTTATCTGTTTTAGTTGCTCTTATTTTAACGCCTGCATTGTGTGCAACGCTTTTAAAACCAAGCCATGTACATAACAATGAGACGTTATTTGGCCGATTTTTTACAGGCTTTAACCGTGGTTTTGATAAAACAAATTCAGGTGCACAAAGCTTTGTAGGCCGTATGCTTACACACTCTAAACGCTACTTACTTATTTATGGCGTGATTGTGGGCGGTATGGTTTATGTATTCTCAAGCTTGCCAACGGCATTTTTACCTGACGAAGACCAAGGTATTTTGTTTAACCAAGTTTCATTACCGGCAGGCTCTACAACACAACAAACGCTTGAGGTTGTTAAAAAGGTAGAAAATCACTTTTTAAACGATCAATCTGAAGCTGTGAATGGTATTTTTACCGTTACTGGTTTTAGTTTTGCAGGCTCTGGCCAAAACTCAGCAATTGCCTTTGTTAACCTTAAACATTGGGATGAGCGTCAGCGTGACGAGTTATCTGTTCAAGGTGTTGCAGGTAAAGCGATGGGCTACTTTTCAACGATAAAAGAAGCGTTTGTGTTTGCATTCCCGCCACCTGCAATTGTTGAACTGGGTACTGCTAATGGCTTCAATATTTTCTTACAAGACCGTGTAGGCCTTGGCCATGACGCACTTTTGGCGGCACGAAATCAGTTATTAGGTTTAGCAAGCCAAAGTCCAATTTTAGCGGGCGTACGTCCAAATGGACAAGAAGATATGCCAGAGCTGCAACTTGATACAGACCTTGCAAAAGCCGAAGCGCTTGGCGTGTCGCAAAACGATATTAACAGTACACTTTCGACAGCATGGGGTAGTAGTTATGTGAATGACTTTATTGACCGTGGTCGAGTTAAAAAAGTGTATATGCAAGGTGATGCACAATCGCGCATGGTGCCTGAGGACCTAAATAAGTGGTATGTGCGCAATGATAATGGCGATATGGTGCCGTTTTCAGCGTTCGCTAGTGCTTACTGGACGTATGGTTCGCCACGTTTAGAGCGTTACAATGGTTTTTCAGCAATGGAAATTCAAGGTAGTGCAGCGCCGGGTTATAGTACAGGCCAAGCAATGGATGAAATGGAGCGTTTAGTTAAACAGCTGCCTAATGGTATTTCGTCTGAGTGGACCGGTATTTCATTCCAAGAGCGCTCAAGTAGTGGTCAAGCACCTTTACTATATGGCTTATCGCTGTTGTTTGTATTTTTATGTTTAGCTGCACTTTATGAAAGTTGGTCGGTACCGTTTGCGGTAATGATGATTGTGCCACTGGGTATATTTGGTGCAATTATGGCAGCGCTAGGCGGTGGCTTATCTAACGATATTTACTTGCAGGTAGGCTTGTTGACCACCATTGGTTTGGCATCTAAAAATGCGATACTGATTGTAGAGTTTGCGATTCATAAAATGGATGATGGGCTTGGCTTAGTTGATGCGGCTATTGCAGCTGTACGCTTACGTTTACGTCCAATACTTATGACTTCGATGGCCTTTATTTGTGGTGTTTTACCACTTGCAATAGCCTCAAGTGCGGGTTCTGGTGCGCAAAATGCGTTAGGTATTTCGATTATTGGCGGCACACTCGCATCATCAATATTAGTTGTTGTATTTGTACCGTTGTTCTTTGTGTTAGTTCGCCGTGTATTCCCTGGTAAAACTAACGAGACAACAAAGGAGAGCGCAGAATGA
- a CDS encoding efflux transporter outer membrane subunit yields MSIKTFSLSAIALLVLSGCQLAPEQKDLALPVSDAYASGTEQSAAQQLNWQQFFNDEKLQTLITQSLEHNKDMQIAVLNVQRVRGLYQIEDSALYPSLDLNASGTRQRLPADLSGTGDAAISSQYSATVGITSYELDIWGKVRNQSAQALQNLYSTELSQYSTQVSLISELANAWLSYATDLQLLELAKETLTSQQESLSLTQKSFDLGATSSITLEQLRSTVATAKVDIATYKRLLKRDKSALDLLVGKSVSADLLPSKDLTNLISMPEVPIGLPSDLLSQRPDIKAAEHLMLAANANIGIARAAFYPSISLTANAGSASSDLSGLFDSGSGTWSFVPSISLPIFNMGRNQANLDVAKADQEIAVATYQQKIQNAFREVADALADREGYQEQLSALDMLINSRQITFDLSKMRYEKGADSYLQVLDAQRTWYGAQQQLISGQQAYLASQINLYKALGGGWNVTSETAQVEK; encoded by the coding sequence ATGAGCATTAAAACATTCAGCCTAAGTGCAATTGCTTTATTGGTGCTAAGTGGTTGTCAATTAGCGCCAGAGCAAAAAGACCTTGCTCTACCAGTATCTGATGCTTATGCATCAGGTACTGAGCAAAGCGCTGCGCAGCAATTAAATTGGCAGCAGTTTTTTAATGATGAAAAACTACAAACCTTAATTACGCAAAGCCTTGAGCATAATAAAGACATGCAAATTGCAGTGCTTAATGTGCAGCGTGTTCGTGGTTTGTATCAAATCGAAGATTCTGCTTTGTATCCGTCGCTTGATTTAAATGCTTCTGGTACGCGCCAGCGTTTACCGGCTGATTTGTCGGGTACTGGCGATGCAGCTATTAGCTCGCAATACAGTGCAACAGTGGGCATTACGTCTTACGAGTTAGATATTTGGGGCAAAGTACGCAATCAATCAGCGCAAGCACTCCAAAATTTATACTCTACAGAGCTTAGCCAATACAGTACGCAGGTGTCTTTAATTTCAGAGTTGGCAAATGCGTGGCTTAGTTACGCGACGGACTTACAACTGCTAGAGCTTGCAAAAGAAACGCTCACCTCTCAGCAAGAATCATTATCGCTTACGCAAAAAAGCTTTGATTTAGGTGCGACGTCTTCAATTACCCTTGAGCAGCTTAGAAGTACAGTTGCTACAGCAAAAGTAGACATAGCAACGTACAAACGTTTGTTAAAGCGTGATAAAAGTGCCCTAGATTTATTAGTGGGTAAATCTGTTTCAGCTGATTTACTGCCTAGTAAAGACCTGACTAACTTGATCAGCATGCCAGAAGTGCCGATTGGTTTACCGTCTGACCTGTTATCGCAACGCCCTGATATTAAAGCCGCTGAGCATTTAATGCTTGCTGCAAATGCCAATATTGGTATTGCACGTGCGGCGTTTTATCCAAGTATTAGCTTAACAGCCAATGCCGGGTCTGCTTCAAGTGATTTAAGTGGCTTGTTTGATTCAGGCTCGGGTACATGGAGTTTTGTGCCATCAATTAGCTTACCTATTTTTAATATGGGACGTAACCAAGCAAATCTTGATGTAGCAAAAGCTGATCAAGAAATTGCAGTGGCTACTTATCAGCAAAAAATTCAAAATGCGTTTCGCGAAGTTGCCGATGCACTTGCTGATAGAGAAGGTTACCAAGAGCAATTAAGTGCCCTTGATATGCTTATAAATAGCCGACAAATCACGTTTGATTTATCAAAAATGCGTTACGAAAAAGGCGCAGATAGCTACTTGCAAGTACTTGATGCTCAGCGTACATGGTACGGCGCGCAGCAACAGTTAATTTCGGGTCAGCAAGCGTATCTTGCAAGCCAAATTAACTTGTACAAAGCGCTTGGTGGCGGATGGAACGTAACCAGTGAAACAGCTCAGGTAGAGAAATAA